The Brachyspira hyodysenteriae ATCC 27164 genome includes a window with the following:
- a CDS encoding sensor histidine kinase: MEERKSIDSFFSDLSMGLLFAENTNEIDRVVDLFLEKTCQYYGFDCGEVYFPKGDYLILRGVYGIDRYYVCKVDFPISANHCKDVLYEQKIFIGDNINHTNMEVFSNYSSMFVLPIFFYAHPIGVVLFRNRENKTEFYNSIVDEIKNVIGHFAVYANNVLQSVTYKERDKQLKLLRELYLKLSEVDDFENNLNQLANDIANIFTANKAFIRLRRENGELYTRSSYGFPDNFDYSIFEYNTYINEFWDKGIFYINNAANNKYYERFKGIINRSVLFNRIPVKNDCIGYIMVIDKIPDAVNPLGDFDLNDLNLFNPLLANIASRISEHYNIVELSKANEKNTRHMSRLNTLYDISNILLERSKTEDILFLLLTIATIGDVFAFNRAFAFLYDKEFNVFRGRMCVAPTNAQEAAMIWNNMQKLDKYALREKLMLSFDKRSMEDSWDLNQKFLNTVIPNNENCKLFFDVFNNKNSINITNTNTEEVEQIKQYTDIFGYCPFAIIPIMNATNCIGMVVVDNSYNGKPIPEDDLDYLKMFGRQAAVALEYSYLYNEIEKNNNALKAAEKSLLDLKSLAIIGEMSSSMAHNLRNFIVPIAGFANRLVKVSKEENIKNYAQIIANEVENLENYLRRNLSFAKSINLEVDNIKIDDMIKYLTILAKEYIKKSGKNIKFYAIKITKEDVVKWDYDRMNEVIFNLIINAIDAINDGDEDSIISVIFDDNAYRESIIDIIVENTNSYIEPELAEKVFTPFFTTKSHGVGIGLAISKRIVEAHGGSMVIKSVNSPSKITTFFVSIPVNLNN, translated from the coding sequence ATGGAAGAGAGAAAATCTATAGACAGTTTTTTTTCAGATTTATCTATGGGACTGCTTTTTGCTGAAAACACAAATGAAATAGACAGAGTAGTTGATTTATTCTTAGAAAAAACTTGTCAGTACTACGGTTTTGATTGCGGAGAAGTGTATTTTCCTAAAGGGGATTATCTTATACTTAGAGGAGTATACGGAATAGACAGATATTATGTATGTAAAGTTGATTTTCCAATATCTGCAAATCATTGTAAAGATGTATTGTATGAACAGAAAATTTTTATAGGAGACAATATTAATCATACGAATATGGAAGTATTTTCAAACTATTCATCAATGTTTGTGCTTCCTATATTTTTCTATGCCCATCCTATTGGAGTTGTACTCTTTAGAAACAGAGAAAATAAAACAGAATTCTACAATTCTATAGTTGATGAAATAAAAAATGTTATAGGACACTTTGCTGTATATGCTAATAATGTACTTCAGAGCGTAACATATAAAGAAAGAGATAAACAATTAAAATTGCTTAGAGAATTATATTTGAAATTAAGCGAAGTTGATGATTTTGAAAACAATTTAAATCAATTAGCAAATGATATTGCAAATATTTTCACAGCCAATAAAGCATTTATAAGGCTCAGAAGAGAAAATGGAGAATTATATACAAGATCTAGTTATGGTTTTCCTGACAATTTTGATTATTCAATATTTGAATATAATACATATATAAATGAATTTTGGGATAAAGGCATATTCTATATAAATAATGCAGCAAACAATAAATATTATGAAAGATTCAAAGGCATTATAAATAGATCTGTACTATTCAATAGAATACCTGTGAAAAATGATTGCATAGGCTATATAATGGTTATAGATAAAATACCAGATGCTGTAAATCCGCTTGGAGATTTTGATTTAAATGACCTTAATTTATTCAATCCGCTTTTAGCTAATATAGCGAGTAGAATTTCAGAGCATTACAATATAGTAGAATTAAGCAAGGCAAATGAAAAAAACACAAGGCATATGTCCCGTTTGAATACACTATATGATATAAGTAATATTTTATTAGAACGTTCAAAAACAGAAGACATATTATTTTTACTCTTAACAATTGCTACAATAGGAGATGTATTTGCTTTTAATAGAGCTTTTGCTTTTCTTTATGATAAAGAATTCAATGTATTTAGAGGAAGAATGTGTGTTGCTCCTACAAATGCTCAAGAAGCTGCTATGATATGGAATAATATGCAAAAGCTAGATAAATATGCCCTTAGAGAAAAATTAATGCTTTCCTTTGATAAAAGGAGTATGGAAGATTCTTGGGATTTAAATCAGAAGTTTTTAAACACTGTTATACCAAACAATGAAAATTGTAAATTGTTCTTCGATGTATTTAATAATAAAAACAGCATCAATATAACAAATACAAATACAGAAGAAGTAGAACAAATAAAACAATATACTGATATATTCGGATATTGTCCTTTTGCTATTATACCTATAATGAATGCTACAAATTGTATAGGTATGGTAGTTGTTGATAATTCTTACAATGGAAAACCAATACCGGAAGATGATTTGGATTATTTAAAAATGTTCGGAAGACAGGCCGCTGTTGCTTTGGAATATTCTTATCTTTATAATGAAATAGAAAAAAATAATAATGCATTAAAAGCTGCTGAAAAAAGTTTATTAGATTTAAAAAGCTTGGCTATAATAGGAGAAATGAGTTCTTCTATGGCTCATAATCTTAGGAATTTCATAGTACCTATTGCTGGATTTGCTAACAGGCTTGTAAAGGTAAGTAAAGAGGAAAATATCAAAAACTATGCTCAAATAATAGCTAATGAAGTTGAGAATTTAGAAAATTATTTGAGAAGAAATTTATCATTTGCTAAAAGTATTAATCTGGAAGTGGACAATATAAAAATAGACGATATGATTAAATACCTCACTATTTTAGCAAAAGAATATATTAAAAAAAGCGGCAAAAATATTAAATTCTATGCCATTAAAATCACTAAAGAAGATGTAGTAAAATGGGATTATGATAGAATGAATGAAGTTATATTCAATCTCATAATCAATGCTATAGATGCTATAAATGATGGCGATGAAGATTCAATTATAAGCGTAATATTTGATGATAATGCATACAGAGAATCAATAATAGATATTATAGTAGAAAACACTAATTCATATATAGAACCTGAATTAGCTGAAAAAGTATTTACTCCATTTTTTACTACAAAAAGTCATGGAGTTGGTATAGGACTAGCCATTTCCAAAAGAATAGTAGAAGCTCATGGCGGAAGTATGGTAATAAAAAGTGTTAATAGCCCATCAAAAATAACAACTTTTTTTGTTTCTATACCTGTTAATTTAAATAATTAA
- a CDS encoding DUF3810 domain-containing protein, translated as MKIKITLILSLIFVVIILKIVTFSRNFVENYYSRLVYKKIAGTINRISSNFNFSLGELLLFLFIIAVIVFIVIAFKKSLFNANIKSLADKTRTALNFLYILVCSMIVIYILFLLVWGLNYHRVPLIENYPPKEINNDDIYLLADTLVKNINSLKDEMKYKEVNTNYQALNRMIESEYNKVFEEFEFLNMHYSKTKPIMISKLFLHLQITGIYSPFTSEANVNILIPSISIPFTIAHEMAHQIGIAYEDEANFISYIACSKHTDPFVRYSGNFEALLYVLGELKRDENYAHLMSNLNSDTKEEIKKYYEFWQQYMGNLSKVSQKVNDTYLKANSQDDGIKSYSRVVKLLVLYHNINP; from the coding sequence ATGAAAATAAAAATTACTTTAATATTATCTCTTATATTTGTTGTTATTATATTAAAAATAGTAACATTTTCTAGAAACTTTGTAGAAAATTATTATTCCAGATTAGTTTATAAAAAAATAGCAGGTACAATAAATAGAATATCTTCGAATTTTAATTTTTCATTAGGAGAACTTCTGCTTTTCTTATTTATAATAGCAGTAATAGTATTTATTGTAATAGCTTTTAAAAAATCTTTATTCAATGCAAATATAAAATCATTAGCAGATAAAACAAGAACAGCTTTAAATTTTTTATATATATTAGTCTGCTCTATGATTGTAATATATATATTATTTCTTTTAGTATGGGGACTAAATTATCATAGAGTACCTTTAATAGAGAATTATCCTCCAAAGGAAATAAATAATGATGATATATATTTATTAGCTGATACTCTTGTAAAAAATATCAATAGTCTAAAAGATGAAATGAAGTATAAAGAAGTGAATACTAATTATCAAGCTTTAAATAGAATGATAGAATCTGAATATAATAAAGTATTTGAAGAATTTGAGTTTTTAAATATGCATTATTCAAAAACAAAACCAATAATGATATCAAAATTATTTTTACATCTTCAAATAACAGGTATATATTCCCCTTTTACTTCTGAGGCAAATGTAAATATACTAATTCCAAGCATATCAATACCTTTTACAATAGCCCATGAAATGGCTCATCAAATAGGAATAGCTTATGAAGATGAGGCTAATTTTATATCATATATAGCCTGCTCAAAACATACAGATCCATTTGTAAGATATTCAGGTAATTTTGAGGCACTTCTTTATGTATTAGGAGAATTAAAAAGAGATGAAAACTATGCACATTTAATGTCTAATTTAAATAGTGATACCAAAGAAGAAATAAAAAAATATTATGAGTTCTGGCAGCAGTATATGGGAAATCTTTCCAAAGTAAGTCAGAAAGTAAATGATACTTATCTTAAAGCAAATAGTCAGGATGATGGAATAAAAAGCTACTCAAGGGTTGTTAAGCTTTTAGTATTATACCATAATATTAACCCTTAA
- a CDS encoding FmdB family zinc ribbon protein yields the protein MRLDEPPYFYQCKKCKRRFTVRRKKFTINLLIIKLNKQKCPYCKSSRTRNIDDIVKAI from the coding sequence ATGCGTTTAGATGAACCGCCTTATTTTTATCAATGCAAAAAATGCAAAAGAAGATTTACTGTAAGAAGAAAAAAATTTACTATAAATTTATTAATAATAAAACTTAATAAGCAGAAATGTCCTTACTGCAAAAGCTCAAGAACAAGAAATATTGATGATATCGTAAAAGCAATATAA
- a CDS encoding STM3941 family protein, with translation MNEEFNNKELNNNETLINDDNSFPKIEIYVNKIKLSILIFVSLIFVSMGIFIFINKKEFKEEIISIFILIFFSICLLTFIFQWFKSQKPLITLDENGIAYYVLLKNQNIFIKWSDIREILFSKTFIYIYLKEEITLLENKKNNDEPIVIYISEINMKRNTLIYLITYYFENKKS, from the coding sequence ATGAATGAAGAATTTAATAATAAAGAATTAAATAACAATGAAACACTAATCAATGATGATAACTCTTTTCCAAAAATTGAAATATATGTCAATAAAATAAAATTATCCATACTCATATTCGTATCTTTAATTTTTGTTTCAATGGGTATATTTATATTTATCAATAAAAAAGAGTTTAAAGAAGAAATTATAAGTATTTTTATATTAATATTTTTTAGCATATGTCTTTTAACTTTTATTTTTCAATGGTTCAAATCTCAAAAACCTTTAATTACATTAGATGAAAACGGCATAGCTTATTATGTTTTATTAAAAAATCAAAATATATTTATTAAATGGTCAGATATCAGAGAAATACTTTTTTCAAAAACATTTATATATATTTATTTGAAAGAAGAAATAACTTTACTTGAGAATAAAAAAAATAATGATGAACCTATTGTTATATATATATCAGAAATAAATATGAAAAGAAATACTTTAATATATCTCATAACATATTATTTTGAAAATAAAAAATCATGA
- a CDS encoding Spy/CpxP family protein refolding chaperone — MKNKISKKAVILISIAIMVLGSVSLFAQYGRGYGAGYGRGYGYGDGYGRGYGRGCGYGAGYGRGYGRGACGYGAGYARGYGRGYGYYGAALTQEQIDQVRSIQDKYFPQMDSLRMEIYNQTQNINAEMRKETPDQNAVNAAIDARSKASADLQKLRSQCFLEIDKVYQNK; from the coding sequence ATGAAAAACAAAATAAGTAAAAAAGCTGTAATATTAATTTCAATAGCAATTATGGTTTTAGGTTCAGTATCATTATTCGCTCAATACGGCAGAGGATATGGCGCAGGTTACGGAAGAGGATACGGATACGGTGATGGTTATGGCAGAGGTTACGGAAGAGGATGCGGATATGGCGCTGGTTACGGCAGAGGATATGGAAGAGGTGCATGTGGATATGGTGCTGGTTATGCAAGAGGATATGGAAGAGGTTACGGATATTATGGTGCAGCACTTACTCAAGAACAAATTGATCAAGTAAGAAGCATACAAGATAAATATTTCCCTCAAATGGATAGCTTAAGAATGGAAATATATAATCAAACACAAAACATAAATGCTGAAATGAGAAAAGAAACTCCAGATCAAAATGCAGTTAATGCTGCAATAGATGCTAGAAGTAAAGCTTCAGCAGACTTACAAAAATTAAGAAGTCAGTGTTTTTTAGAAATAGACAAAGTATACCAAAATAAATAA
- a CDS encoding DUF4349 domain-containing protein, translating to MKKFIFIISIFLLLLSCGNGGSSQQNVNFLATTSAVPAPPPVPQARMDEESTVSDYAASTSETVERKLIVSVDIRVNSKDVEKSYKSIEKKLKEYNGYFDNVESSKNRYYLTIRIPKENLYTFIDFIEQNEKVENKNINTQDVTETYYDTENRIKNREVLLEKLRNYLREAKNIDEILKVEDRINTLTYEIESMKGNLKNLQSSVDYSRVTLNISNPEAIKSNTNIYNKYLNLISFLKEFFSSIIFFLIGFIAVAIPIVLILALFYYICFGKIGLIKKLYKKIK from the coding sequence ATGAAAAAATTTATATTTATAATATCTATATTTTTATTATTATTATCATGTGGCAATGGCGGTTCTTCTCAGCAAAATGTTAATTTTTTAGCCACAACATCAGCAGTACCTGCACCTCCTCCAGTACCTCAGGCTAGAATGGATGAAGAAAGTACTGTATCGGACTATGCTGCTTCAACTTCTGAAACTGTAGAAAGAAAATTGATAGTATCTGTTGATATAAGAGTAAATTCAAAAGATGTAGAAAAAAGCTATAAATCAATAGAGAAAAAATTAAAAGAATATAATGGATATTTTGATAATGTTGAATCTTCTAAAAATAGATATTATCTTACTATAAGAATACCTAAAGAAAATCTTTATACTTTTATAGATTTTATAGAACAAAATGAAAAAGTTGAAAATAAAAATATAAATACTCAGGACGTTACAGAGACTTATTATGATACAGAAAATAGAATAAAAAATAGGGAAGTGCTTTTAGAAAAATTAAGAAATTATTTAAGAGAAGCTAAAAATATTGATGAAATACTAAAAGTAGAAGACAGAATCAATACTTTAACATATGAAATAGAAAGTATGAAAGGAAATTTAAAGAATTTGCAGTCATCTGTTGATTATTCAAGAGTAACTTTAAATATATCAAATCCTGAAGCAATAAAAAGTAATACAAATATATATAATAAATATTTGAATTTGATTTCATTTTTGAAAGAATTTTTCTCAAGTATAATATTCTTTTTAATAGGATTTATTGCAGTTGCCATTCCTATAGTATTAATATTGGCATTATTCTATTATATATGCTTTGGCAAAATAGGATTAATAAAGAAATTATATAAAAAAATCAAGTAA
- a CDS encoding methyl-accepting chemotaxis protein, whose protein sequence is MKKTSSIRFKMPLTISIITTILLIITIIILSYKSYIGITKSTYAGYNNTIEGYKAMLDTWFEENNTLIKTYSITPSIINYLSGTQTPEEASVLIDTLKQFEAINKYSLDIGVTDINGITLQNTKNINLGINIKDLRPGIWDNFVKNNYDFAYDTKVLKSTISDNMTLAIISGVRTNNVLVGAVYMILNWDVLGTKLSELQLPETGRVFAIDAQRNILLDTRNQINTSANQSYDNVIKENKDSGTLIYISDTSGEKRTAVYAKMKTMPWILSMAADDNIIYAENISMIRIAIIVCILSVIFVNLFSVSYITKTMSPLSVLMKKANRISEGNIELKSSTNYRKDEFGELEKAFNVMSQKLAEVVSNVNDASNEIVLASQRMMESSVELSSRTDSQASSLEETASSLEEIVSTIKASADNSVSGKNMMSQSMENIEGAANIIAQTVSNIEEVHQASDKIKDITKIIEDIAFQTNILALNASVEAARAGTQGKGFAVVASEVRNLAQTTQSSVKDITSLVDNTAEKIDTATNTARESQEIFVQLQEKVSGTSELMQSITSTSLEQQAGVSQISIAINSIESATTQNAALAEESSELSKRLFDKAKFLEESIKFFNIS, encoded by the coding sequence ATGAAAAAGACTAGTTCTATAAGATTTAAGATGCCATTAACTATAAGTATAATCACAACAATACTTTTAATCATAACTATTATAATATTATCATATAAGTCTTACATAGGTATAACGAAATCCACTTATGCAGGATATAATAATACTATAGAAGGTTATAAAGCTATGTTAGATACATGGTTTGAAGAAAATAATACTTTAATAAAAACATATTCTATTACACCTTCTATTATTAATTATTTGTCTGGTACTCAAACGCCTGAAGAAGCTTCAGTATTAATAGATACATTAAAGCAGTTTGAAGCCATAAATAAATATTCTTTGGATATTGGCGTAACTGATATAAATGGTATTACTTTGCAAAATACTAAAAATATAAATTTAGGAATTAATATAAAAGATTTAAGACCTGGTATTTGGGATAATTTTGTAAAAAATAATTATGATTTTGCTTATGATACAAAAGTATTGAAATCTACTATAAGCGATAATATGACTTTAGCTATTATATCAGGTGTAAGAACAAATAATGTTCTGGTTGGTGCTGTATATATGATTCTTAATTGGGATGTTTTGGGAACAAAATTGAGTGAATTGCAGCTTCCAGAAACAGGAAGGGTATTTGCAATTGACGCTCAAAGAAATATTCTTCTTGATACTAGAAATCAGATAAACACTTCAGCAAATCAGAGTTATGATAATGTTATAAAGGAGAATAAAGATAGTGGTACATTAATATATATTTCAGATACTAGTGGTGAAAAAAGAACAGCAGTTTATGCAAAAATGAAAACTATGCCTTGGATATTATCTATGGCTGCTGATGACAATATTATATATGCTGAAAATATAAGTATGATTAGAATAGCAATTATAGTTTGTATATTATCTGTAATATTCGTTAATTTATTTTCCGTTTCATATATTACAAAAACTATGAGTCCTTTAAGTGTTTTAATGAAAAAGGCGAATAGAATATCTGAAGGAAATATCGAACTAAAATCTTCTACTAATTATAGAAAAGATGAATTTGGTGAATTAGAAAAGGCATTTAATGTTATGAGTCAGAAATTAGCTGAGGTTGTAAGCAATGTTAATGATGCTTCAAATGAAATAGTTTTAGCTTCTCAAAGAATGATGGAAAGCAGTGTTGAGCTTTCTAGCCGAACTGATTCTCAGGCATCTAGTCTTGAAGAAACAGCTTCAAGTTTGGAGGAAATAGTTTCTACTATTAAAGCATCTGCTGATAATTCTGTATCAGGTAAAAATATGATGTCTCAATCTATGGAAAATATTGAAGGAGCTGCTAATATAATAGCACAAACAGTTTCTAATATAGAAGAAGTACATCAAGCTAGTGATAAGATTAAAGATATTACAAAGATTATTGAAGATATAGCATTCCAAACTAATATACTTGCTCTTAATGCTTCTGTAGAGGCGGCACGTGCTGGTACTCAAGGTAAAGGTTTTGCTGTTGTAGCAAGCGAAGTTAGAAATTTGGCTCAAACTACTCAGTCATCTGTTAAAGATATTACATCTCTTGTTGATAATACAGCTGAAAAGATAGATACTGCTACAAATACTGCAAGAGAATCTCAGGAAATATTTGTTCAATTGCAGGAAAAAGTGTCCGGTACTTCTGAATTAATGCAAAGTATAACTTCCACATCATTAGAACAACAGGCAGGAGTTTCTCAAATAAGTATTGCCATAAACAGTATAGAAAGTGCTACTACTCAGAATGCTGCTTTGGCTGAGGAATCAAGTGAATTGTCTAAGAGATTATTTGATAAGGCTAAATTTTTAGAAGAAAGTATAAAATTCTTTAATATTTCATAA
- a CDS encoding methyl-accepting chemotaxis protein, producing the protein MKKLQSLRVKMPLIIISMVTFFIVALIIITEIKASDAIKNATYTGYNNTVMGYASLIDTWFDDQLAIASIYGTSEELIRFLQLRTEDLRNIALNNLKKFKSLNEYAINIGLSDSSGNILIDSDNPDLVNQNVFNIHPDLKNKVNGNSKGVFGENITHSLTTGGWSLILLEKVTDNNNQIIGYLHVMLDWSTLNKNHIEPLVIGKTGSMYAVDKDSIIKIHSQTANINETAPPQFKDAFNIGKGILNYVFNNEKRVSSVITLKSQPWILGISVTEAEIYEANRMLMMIIISLIAIVIISVFISMFIMSITKPLHLLVGVAKEIAEGDLRTTKQKIKRKDELGELSDAFVAMRKKLVDTIITVEESANNITMAAKELSEQNTDLAHRTESQAASIEQTSASMTEISSTIRDSAEHSINGSKMILDSKSSVENAGNIISETTTNIEEVHDASSKIKDITKIIEDIAFQTNILALNASVEAARAGEQGKGFAVVAAEVRNLAQTTQTSVKSITDLIENVYDKIDKATGTARESQEIFIEIQNKIDDASKIMEGISNSAIEQQNGIDQVKIAIAEMDSTTQKNAALVEEATASAELLFAQSKELMDAIHLFKLPNGTK; encoded by the coding sequence ATGAAAAAACTTCAAAGTTTAAGGGTAAAGATGCCTCTTATCATTATTTCTATGGTTACTTTCTTTATAGTAGCCTTAATAATTATAACAGAAATAAAAGCATCTGATGCCATAAAAAATGCAACGTATACAGGGTATAATAACACTGTTATGGGATATGCTTCTCTTATAGATACTTGGTTTGATGATCAATTGGCTATAGCAAGTATATATGGAACTTCAGAAGAATTAATAAGATTCTTACAATTAAGAACAGAAGATTTAAGAAATATAGCTTTAAACAATCTTAAAAAATTTAAATCATTAAATGAATATGCAATAAATATAGGTTTATCAGATTCATCTGGAAACATATTAATAGATTCAGATAATCCTGACTTAGTAAATCAAAATGTTTTTAATATACACCCAGATTTAAAAAATAAAGTGAACGGCAACTCTAAAGGAGTATTTGGAGAAAATATAACTCACTCTCTTACTACAGGAGGATGGTCATTAATTCTTTTAGAAAAAGTAACAGATAACAATAATCAGATCATTGGATATTTACATGTTATGCTTGACTGGTCTACTTTAAATAAAAATCATATAGAACCTCTTGTAATAGGTAAAACAGGAAGTATGTATGCCGTTGATAAAGATTCAATAATCAAAATACATAGCCAGACAGCAAATATCAACGAAACTGCCCCTCCTCAATTTAAAGATGCTTTCAATATAGGAAAAGGTATATTAAACTATGTATTCAATAATGAAAAAAGAGTTTCATCAGTTATCACATTAAAATCACAGCCTTGGATATTAGGTATATCTGTAACAGAAGCTGAAATATATGAAGCTAATAGAATGCTTATGATGATAATAATATCACTTATAGCTATAGTTATAATATCAGTATTCATATCAATGTTCATAATGTCTATAACTAAACCATTACATTTATTGGTTGGTGTTGCTAAAGAAATAGCTGAAGGAGATTTAAGAACTACAAAACAAAAAATCAAAAGAAAAGATGAACTTGGAGAATTATCAGATGCATTTGTTGCTATGAGAAAGAAATTAGTAGATACTATAATAACTGTTGAAGAATCTGCAAATAATATCACAATGGCTGCAAAAGAATTATCTGAACAAAATACTGATTTGGCCCATAGAACAGAAAGCCAGGCTGCAAGCATAGAACAAACATCCGCTTCTATGACTGAAATTTCATCAACAATAAGGGATTCTGCTGAACATTCTATAAATGGAAGTAAAATGATATTAGATTCCAAATCATCTGTAGAAAATGCCGGAAATATAATATCTGAAACAACTACAAATATAGAAGAAGTTCATGATGCAAGCAGTAAAATTAAAGATATTACAAAAATAATTGAAGATATAGCATTCCAAACTAATATACTTGCTCTTAATGCTTCAGTAGAGGCAGCACGTGCCGGAGAACAAGGTAAAGGATTCGCTGTTGTAGCTGCTGAAGTAAGAAACTTGGCGCAAACCACTCAAACTTCAGTAAAAAGCATCACAGATTTGATTGAAAATGTTTATGATAAAATAGATAAAGCTACAGGAACAGCTAGAGAATCACAAGAAATATTTATAGAAATACAAAATAAAATAGACGATGCTTCTAAAATTATGGAAGGAATAAGCAATAGTGCCATTGAACAGCAAAATGGAATAGATCAGGTAAAAATTGCAATAGCCGAAATGGATTCTACAACTCAGAAAAATGCTGCTTTAGTAGAAGAAGCAACTGCATCTGCTGAATTATTGTTCGCTCAGTCTAAGGAATTAATGGATGCTATACATTTATTCAAACTTCCTAATGGAACTAAATAA
- a CDS encoding methyl-accepting chemotaxis protein: MIDNNLICKIHSKTQYINISAPSELKGGFELGKGIFNYVWENEKRVSSVTTLKTLPWVLGISVTEKEIYEQNKILRIIIIVISSIAILILSAFIFLFIKSITKPLDILVNAAKDIADGDLRNTKEAINREDELGELSNAFTYMRNKLVNTIKEVEFSANNISTVAKGLSEQNNNLSNRTESQAASIEETSASMNEITSTIRDSADNSINGNKMILDAKSSIENAGNIILETTSNIEEVNEASGKIKDITKIIEDIAFQTNILALNASVEAARAGEQGKGFSVVASEVRNLAQTTQTSVKSISELIENVYDKIDKATGTARESQKIFVDVQKKINKASKIMEDISQNAIEQQNGVDQVKIAISQMDSATQQNASLVEDAASSAKTLFNQSEKLMETVHLFKLPVNNA; the protein is encoded by the coding sequence ATGATAGATAATAATTTAATTTGTAAGATACATAGCAAAACCCAATATATAAATATTTCAGCACCTTCTGAATTAAAAGGAGGATTCGAGTTAGGAAAAGGAATTTTTAATTATGTATGGGAAAATGAAAAAAGAGTATCATCTGTAACTACATTGAAAACTTTACCTTGGGTGCTTGGAATATCTGTAACTGAAAAAGAAATTTATGAACAAAATAAAATACTCCGCATTATAATAATTGTAATATCATCTATAGCTATATTAATATTATCAGCATTCATATTCTTATTTATAAAATCAATAACAAAACCATTAGATATATTGGTTAATGCAGCAAAAGATATAGCAGATGGAGATTTAAGAAACACAAAAGAAGCTATAAACCGTGAAGATGAATTAGGAGAATTATCAAATGCATTTACATATATGAGAAATAAACTAGTTAATACTATAAAAGAAGTGGAATTTTCAGCAAACAACATAAGTACAGTTGCTAAAGGTTTATCTGAACAAAATAATAATTTATCCAATAGAACAGAAAGCCAAGCAGCAAGTATAGAAGAAACTTCAGCTTCTATGAATGAAATAACATCTACTATAAGAGATTCAGCAGATAATTCTATAAATGGAAACAAAATGATATTAGATGCCAAATCTTCCATAGAAAATGCAGGAAATATAATATTAGAAACAACTTCCAACATAGAAGAAGTAAATGAAGCAAGCGGTAAAATAAAAGATATTACAAAAATTATTGAAGATATAGCATTCCAAACTAATATACTTGCTCTTAATGCTTCAGTAGAGGCTGCACGTGCAGGAGAACAGGGAAAAGGCTTTTCTGTGGTGGCAAGCGAAGTAAGAAATCTTGCCCAAACAACACAAACTTCAGTAAAAAGTATATCAGAATTGATTGAAAATGTATACGATAAAATAGATAAAGCCACAGGAACAGCTAGAGAATCACAAAAAATATTCGTAGATGTACAAAAGAAAATAAATAAAGCTTCAAAAATTATGGAAGACATAAGTCAGAATGCAATAGAACAGCAGAATGGTGTCGATCAGGTGAAAATAGCTATTTCTCAAATGGATTCAGCAACTCAGCAAAATGCTTCATTAGTAGAAGATGCAGCATCTTCAGCTAAAACATTGTTTAATCAATCAGAAAAGCTTATGGAAACTGTACATTTATTTAAACTTCCTGTAAATAATGCTTAA